The following proteins come from a genomic window of Aquimarina sp. MAR_2010_214:
- a CDS encoding OmpH family outer membrane protein — protein sequence MKKIVCVASALLILASCNQQIEKTGYVNNTKVVSDFKDMKTAQEKWTKKNNEVRAELEEKAKQFQIEVEGYKNIMKSMSASNREKKEQELMVKQQGLQREQQAKMQEIQQGSQVEIDSIIGKVKSFIEDYGKKNGYTYIYGDTETSNILYGKEELDLTDKILKELNGGDTATTDETKE from the coding sequence ATGAAAAAAATAGTATGTGTTGCAAGTGCATTATTAATTTTAGCTTCTTGTAATCAACAAATAGAGAAAACGGGTTATGTAAATAATACCAAAGTTGTTTCTGATTTTAAAGACATGAAAACCGCACAAGAAAAATGGACAAAAAAGAATAATGAAGTTCGAGCGGAACTGGAAGAAAAAGCAAAGCAATTTCAGATTGAGGTAGAAGGATACAAAAACATTATGAAATCTATGTCTGCTTCAAATAGAGAAAAGAAAGAGCAGGAATTGATGGTTAAGCAACAAGGCTTACAAAGAGAACAGCAAGCTAAAATGCAAGAGATCCAACAAGGAAGTCAAGTAGAGATAGATTCTATTATAGGTAAAGTGAAGAGTTTCATAGAGGATTATGGCAAGAAAAATGGATATACTTATATATACGGTGACACAGAAACCAGTAATATACTTTATGGCAAAGAAGAATTAGATCTTACAGATAAGATTCTTAAAGAATTAAATGGTGGTGATACTGCCACCACAGATGAGACTAAAGAGTAG
- a CDS encoding T9SS type A sorting domain-containing protein, which translates to MKKLLFTLIIMFVSSLIKGQTISEILRTKGSDIIESKDIIVFPTHIANGEKLTVLAKGYEYFDVLIYDLHGNLIIDSKNVSTKVNLDISKFLPGMYIVKVNKDSDEFIKKIIVAK; encoded by the coding sequence ATGAAAAAATTATTATTCACATTAATTATAATGTTTGTCAGTTCTTTGATAAAAGGACAAACAATAAGTGAAATTTTAAGAACAAAAGGGTCTGATATAATAGAGTCTAAAGATATAATTGTTTTTCCAACACATATTGCTAATGGAGAAAAATTAACCGTTTTGGCTAAAGGATATGAATATTTTGATGTTTTAATCTATGATTTACATGGTAATTTAATTATAGATAGTAAAAATGTGTCAACAAAAGTTAATTTAGATATTTCTAAGTTTTTACCTGGGATGTATATAGTTAAAGTAAATAAAGATAGTGATGAATTCATCAAAAAAATTATTGTAGCTAAGTAA
- a CDS encoding gliding motility-associated C-terminal domain-containing protein, whose translation MKKRLNLSLLIGMLVFLNFQELRAQAASSRIIGAPSLQSGGSQICARPSFNSFSVIASLSLGGPFDGGNQFILELSDENGSFDNPANIQELARANGPNNGTMTTQEILFENFAVPENSNSDNFRLRVRSSSPEVIGAISTDPLPVHFFNDDFQIILNDFEDVIFCNVSSFNKTLSVRIEDGSGNSVNPDNFEWEWLKDGAIIVGESQSKLDVTEQGTYFARVPLGACQFFFSAFGGAGRSNNIGVSITDVASVVIETPAPDFSFCPNEVKILNSSLVDTRFKYQWIKNGEPIEGAVTSSITLPDNDFGGEYTLRIAISEDCSNLETPPVTIINEGSSITEPLPENLILLPSQTFTLQITTDAPEGSNVKWFVETALQSQGPLVGTTSSFDAQFVGKYRVEIEATDTCNSILFSETELFAPTGFEIKIGTKDENVCDAETFTLELLELLGETVAGLKIPLTQEQFAFFDFEWFKDGVSTGETTTSINVDRSDENAAYVLRADLRTGEFTNISSDPLIIALSGGITIQADPPVLTEGGTITLSVPQNDAHTYQWFRKVDGEDVLLEGQTNNTLEINENGEYSVKITTQICSLTISINVGGGGISEIIPNIVTPNSDGINDNWLLPASLFNQQDVEVTIYTSRGQVDFTSASYQNNWPLENSKSLGKDPIYYYIITKNNSVVRKGSITVMR comes from the coding sequence ATGAAAAAAAGACTTAACCTATCGTTATTAATTGGCATGTTGGTATTCTTGAACTTCCAAGAATTGCGAGCACAAGCTGCTAGTTCCAGAATTATCGGCGCTCCATCACTACAGTCGGGGGGTAGCCAGATATGTGCAAGGCCATCATTCAATTCATTTAGCGTTATAGCTAGCTTATCCTTAGGAGGTCCTTTTGATGGTGGGAATCAGTTTATATTAGAACTGTCGGATGAAAACGGAAGTTTTGATAACCCTGCTAATATCCAAGAATTAGCAAGAGCAAATGGACCAAATAACGGTACGATGACTACACAAGAAATTCTTTTTGAGAACTTTGCGGTTCCCGAAAACTCAAATAGTGATAATTTTAGGCTTAGAGTAAGGAGTTCTTCTCCCGAGGTTATAGGAGCTATTTCAACAGATCCTTTACCTGTACATTTTTTTAATGATGATTTTCAAATTATCTTAAATGATTTTGAAGATGTTATTTTTTGTAACGTAAGCTCATTTAACAAAACACTTTCTGTTCGCATTGAAGATGGAAGTGGCAATAGTGTGAATCCAGATAATTTTGAATGGGAATGGCTAAAAGACGGAGCAATAATTGTTGGAGAATCACAATCAAAGCTTGATGTAACCGAACAAGGAACATATTTTGCTAGAGTACCTTTGGGAGCATGTCAGTTTTTCTTTTCAGCTTTTGGTGGAGCAGGAAGATCAAATAATATTGGTGTTTCTATTACAGATGTTGCTTCAGTAGTTATTGAAACACCTGCTCCAGACTTTTCTTTTTGTCCAAATGAAGTTAAAATACTGAACTCTAGTCTTGTAGATACTAGATTTAAATATCAATGGATTAAAAACGGAGAACCTATTGAAGGAGCGGTTACTTCTTCTATTACGTTACCAGATAATGATTTTGGAGGTGAGTATACATTAAGAATTGCTATTAGTGAAGATTGTAGTAATCTAGAAACACCCCCTGTAACAATAATTAATGAGGGGTCATCTATTACTGAGCCATTGCCAGAAAACTTAATTCTTTTACCTAGCCAGACATTTACACTACAAATCACAACTGATGCTCCAGAAGGGAGTAATGTAAAATGGTTTGTAGAAACAGCCCTTCAAAGCCAGGGACCATTAGTAGGAACAACTAGTTCGTTTGATGCTCAATTTGTTGGTAAATATAGAGTAGAGATAGAGGCCACAGATACATGTAATAGTATTTTGTTTTCAGAAACTGAGTTATTTGCTCCAACCGGTTTTGAAATAAAAATTGGAACAAAAGATGAAAATGTCTGTGATGCAGAGACATTTACTCTAGAATTGTTAGAATTATTAGGCGAAACAGTTGCAGGTTTAAAGATTCCTTTAACTCAAGAACAATTTGCATTTTTTGATTTTGAATGGTTTAAAGATGGAGTTTCTACTGGAGAAACAACAACATCAATTAATGTTGATAGATCTGATGAGAATGCAGCATATGTACTTAGAGCAGACTTAAGAACCGGAGAGTTTACGAACATCTCCTCAGATCCATTAATCATTGCTTTATCTGGAGGTATAACGATACAAGCTGATCCACCTGTTTTGACAGAAGGAGGTACCATAACACTTTCTGTTCCTCAAAATGATGCACATACATACCAATGGTTTAGAAAGGTAGATGGAGAAGATGTTCTTTTAGAAGGACAAACAAATAATACATTGGAAATTAATGAAAACGGAGAATATTCTGTAAAAATAACAACTCAAATATGCTCTCTTACAATAAGTATAAATGTTGGCGGTGGTGGAATATCAGAGATTATTCCAAATATAGTTACCCCAAATAGTGATGGTATAAATGACAATTGGCTATTGCCTGCGTCATTATTTAATCAACAGGATGTAGAAGTTACTATTTATACTTCTCGAGGTCAAGTTGATTTTACTTCGGCAAGTTATCAGAACAACTGGCCATTAGAGAATTCCAAATCTTTGGGTAAAGATCCTATTTATTATTATATAATAACAAAAAACAATTCCGTGGTCAGAAAAGGTTCGATAACGGTAATGAGATAA
- a CDS encoding PorP/SprF family type IX secretion system membrane protein has product MVRKLLLIIICISFNLLRGQDENTTTYGVLPTDIPTHNLVKYNRFYFNPTFSLVRENKKSVNVYNKTQWASFNDNPQTYLINYTANFDEKIGVSIGLHQQNEGIYRYFGGIANFAYNVELNRDMNFTFGVNLGFSQSGIKSNIDSATSTVLNNGVEISDPVILNYEKSSVFQLTPGVNFNYEEFDVGVSVSNLVAYNLTSSELLTDNMAFTGHVMYTTSLQRRSDKIIRGIGYANMLPDSGTDTSNLRYGGSVIVELPALGWAQAGYNSFYGASLGIGGNITSNVSVGYTYETGLGDTSNFGATHEVGLAYNFEKEKPRRRRRGSRTKSSTQKAYEERDSEIRRLKKEILEQNKLIRNLQNEKGDSRSQDQKAMNELERSIAEAKEKEAKAARELELQREEEVKLLNKKAEEERLAAQRQIEREVSEQKTEEERLAAQRRIEREVSEQKAEEERLAAQRRIEREVSEQKAEEERLAAQRRIEREVSEQKAEEERIATEEAAREAEAAEQERIVAQKELDRELAEQKAEEERLIAQKQLEREVSEQKVEEERLATQKRLEREVAEQKIADEATEVARLAEEKRLADEAAAEAARLAEEKRLADEAAAEAARLAEEKRLADEAAAEAARLAEEKRLADEAAAEAARLAEEKRLADEAAAEAARLAEEKRLADEAAAEVARLAEEKRLADEAAAEAARLAEEKRLADEAAAEAARLAEEKRLADEAAAEVARLAEEKRLADEAAAEVARLAEEKRLADEAAAEVARLAEEKRLADEAAAEAARLAEAERLRQEAAATTKNEEGLDEIKKELDNSSRITSKIFARRDSLLTTSLNVDKREFSKLLESLVSMNDDADEAKREADPTSSKRLTAKNRFVKFAETTRPEAQIATKFIPGYPEGYYLIGNVFKGGAYADKFTGTLKDLGFNDSKIILNPENQFQYVAIESYANRDEATEKYLNNIDNRYFGDMWILHIAKSRVESYKKLLQETRLIKDTVKDDTVLAESLSYIGGHNIENGYYLITNIFKRENYFERGMAKLRSQGLEPQYFRNPKDNYIYVYLKRYDNLDEAKQSLFSNVNNSYDGELYILKIQ; this is encoded by the coding sequence ATGGTCAGAAAATTACTATTAATAATCATATGTATATCCTTTAATCTTCTTAGAGGACAGGATGAAAATACTACCACTTACGGTGTTCTTCCTACTGATATACCTACTCATAACCTTGTAAAATATAATAGATTTTATTTCAACCCAACTTTTTCTTTAGTGCGTGAAAATAAAAAATCGGTAAATGTCTATAATAAGACACAATGGGCATCATTCAATGATAACCCACAAACCTATCTAATTAATTATACTGCAAATTTTGATGAGAAAATAGGAGTTTCTATTGGTTTACATCAACAAAATGAAGGTATTTATAGATATTTTGGTGGTATTGCCAACTTTGCCTATAACGTAGAATTAAACAGGGATATGAATTTCACTTTTGGAGTAAACCTAGGTTTTTCTCAAAGTGGTATTAAATCTAATATAGATTCTGCAACCAGTACGGTATTAAATAATGGAGTTGAAATAAGTGACCCCGTTATTCTTAATTATGAAAAAAGTTCTGTTTTTCAATTAACACCTGGTGTTAACTTTAATTATGAAGAATTTGATGTTGGAGTTTCGGTATCGAATTTAGTTGCCTATAACTTAACATCTAGTGAACTATTAACAGATAATATGGCCTTTACTGGTCATGTTATGTATACGACAAGTTTACAAAGAAGGTCTGATAAAATAATTCGTGGAATTGGCTATGCTAATATGTTACCCGATTCTGGTACAGATACTTCTAATCTTAGATACGGAGGTAGTGTAATTGTTGAATTACCGGCTTTAGGATGGGCTCAAGCAGGATATAATAGTTTTTATGGAGCTTCATTAGGTATTGGTGGAAATATTACTTCTAATGTTTCGGTAGGATACACTTACGAAACAGGACTTGGAGACACTAGTAATTTTGGAGCGACTCATGAGGTAGGTTTAGCATATAATTTTGAGAAAGAAAAGCCAAGAAGAAGAAGAAGAGGTAGTAGAACAAAATCAAGTACTCAAAAAGCTTATGAAGAAAGAGATTCTGAAATCAGAAGACTTAAAAAAGAAATCTTAGAACAAAATAAGTTAATAAGGAATCTTCAAAATGAAAAAGGAGATTCTAGAAGTCAGGATCAAAAAGCGATGAATGAGCTTGAAAGATCAATTGCAGAAGCTAAAGAAAAAGAAGCCAAAGCAGCCAGAGAGTTAGAATTACAACGTGAAGAAGAAGTAAAACTACTTAACAAAAAAGCAGAGGAAGAGCGCTTAGCAGCTCAAAGACAAATAGAGCGCGAAGTATCTGAGCAAAAAACAGAAGAAGAGCGCTTAGCAGCTCAAAGGCGAATAGAGCGCGAGGTATCTGAACAAAAAGCAGAAGAAGAGCGTCTAGCAGCTCAAAGGCGAATAGAGCGCGAGGTGTCTGAACAAAAAGCAGAAGAAGAGCGTCTAGCAGCTCAAAGACGAATAGAGCGTGAGGTATCTGAGCAAAAAGCAGAAGAAGAAAGAATAGCCACAGAAGAAGCAGCACGTGAAGCAGAAGCAGCAGAACAAGAAAGAATAGTTGCTCAAAAAGAACTTGATCGAGAATTAGCAGAACAGAAAGCAGAGGAAGAACGTCTTATTGCCCAGAAACAGTTAGAACGAGAGGTATCTGAGCAAAAAGTAGAGGAAGAGCGTCTAGCAACTCAAAAACGATTAGAGCGTGAAGTAGCAGAACAAAAGATAGCCGATGAGGCCACAGAAGTAGCACGTTTAGCCGAGGAGAAGCGATTAGCAGATGAGGCTGCGGCAGAAGCAGCGCGTTTAGCTGAGGAGAAGCGATTAGCAGATGAGGCTGCGGCAGAAGCAGCGCGTTTAGCTGAGGAGAAGCGATTAGCAGATGAGGCTGCGGCAGAAGCAGCGCGTTTAGCTGAGGAGAAGCGATTAGCAGATGAGGCTGCGGCAGAAGCAGCACGTTTGGCCGAGGAGAAGCGATTAGCAGATGAGGCTGCGGCAGAAGCAGCACGTTTGGCCGAGGAGAAGCGATTAGCAGATGAGGCTGCGGCAGAAGTAGCACGTTTGGCCGAGGAGAAGCGATTAGCAGATGAGGCTGCGGCAGAAGCAGCACGTTTGGCCGAGGAGAAGCGATTAGCAGATGAGGCTGCGGCAGAAGCAGCACGTTTGGCCGAGGAGAAGCGATTAGCAGATGAGGCTGCGGCAGAAGTAGCACGTTTAGCTGAGGAGAAGCGATTAGCAGATGAGGCTGCGGCAGAAGTAGCACGTTTAGCCGAGGAGAAGCGATTAGCAGATGAGGCTGCGGCAGAAGTAGCACGTTTGGCCGAGGAGAAGCGATTAGCAGATGAAGCTGCGGCAGAAGCAGCACGTTTAGCCGAAGCAGAAAGATTAAGACAAGAAGCAGCAGCAACAACCAAGAATGAAGAAGGACTGGATGAAATTAAGAAGGAATTAGATAATAGTAGTCGAATCACAAGTAAGATATTTGCTCGTAGAGATTCATTATTGACGACCAGTTTAAATGTAGATAAGCGTGAATTTAGCAAGCTCTTAGAATCACTTGTTAGTATGAATGATGATGCTGATGAGGCTAAAAGAGAAGCTGATCCTACTAGTTCTAAAAGATTGACAGCTAAGAATAGATTTGTAAAATTTGCAGAAACAACAAGGCCTGAGGCTCAAATTGCAACCAAATTTATACCAGGATACCCAGAAGGATATTACTTAATAGGTAATGTGTTTAAAGGTGGAGCATATGCTGATAAGTTCACGGGCACTTTAAAAGATTTAGGATTTAATGATTCTAAAATAATACTTAATCCAGAAAATCAATTCCAATATGTAGCAATAGAAAGTTACGCAAATAGGGATGAAGCGACAGAAAAGTATTTAAATAATATTGATAACAGATACTTTGGTGATATGTGGATATTACACATTGCCAAGAGTAGAGTAGAATCTTATAAAAAGCTATTACAAGAAACACGACTTATTAAAGATACGGTTAAGGATGATACTGTTTTAGCAGAGAGTCTATCTTATATAGGAGGACATAATATTGAAAATGGATATTATTTAATAACTAATATTTTCAAAAGAGAAAATTACTTTGAAAGAGGAATGGCGAAGCTACGATCTCAAGGATTAGAGCCTCAATATTTCAGGAACCCAAAAGATAACTATATATACGTTTACTTAAAGAGATATGATAATCTTGATGAAGCAAAACAGAGTCTATTCTCTAATGTAAACAATTCATATGATGGAGAACTTTATATATTGAAAATTCAATAG